In the Methanothrix sp. genome, one interval contains:
- the prf1 gene encoding peptide chain release factor aRF-1 has protein sequence MEISAQEKYEFKRLLDELRSKSGRGTELISLYIPPDKQISDVMAQLREEHGQAANIKSKLTRTNVQSALESAMARLRLIPRAPENGVVLFIGAVDIGGNRTDMYTKVIEPPEPITTYRYHCDSSFLLTPLEDMLSEKKTFGLIVLDRREATIGILKGKRIEPLKHLTSTVPGKQRKGGQSSHRFQQLRLIAIHDFYKRIGEAANDAFLSIDPKELQGILIGGPSPTKEEFVAGNFLHHELQKKILDAFDVSYTDEAGLSELVEAAQDRLLDLELTQEKLAMRRFMKELVSDKGLASYGEKEVRQNLALGAVDLLLLSEELRKTRVKVRCQNQSCDYTDERTRTSSSPAIGICPRCGSPLTITEEVDLITELSQLAEQSGAAVKIISTDFEEGAQLLHAFGGIAAVLRYKTSHR, from the coding sequence ATGGAGATCTCTGCACAGGAAAAGTACGAGTTCAAGCGTCTGCTGGATGAGCTCAGATCGAAATCTGGAAGGGGCACAGAGCTCATCTCCCTTTACATACCCCCGGACAAGCAGATATCGGATGTGATGGCCCAGCTCAGGGAGGAGCACGGCCAGGCAGCCAACATAAAGTCGAAGCTCACCAGGACCAACGTCCAGAGCGCCCTGGAGTCAGCGATGGCGAGGCTCAGGCTCATCCCTAGAGCTCCCGAGAACGGGGTCGTCCTCTTCATCGGCGCTGTTGACATCGGAGGCAACAGGACAGACATGTACACAAAGGTCATAGAGCCGCCTGAGCCGATCACCACATACCGCTACCACTGCGATTCGTCGTTCCTTCTGACGCCGCTTGAGGACATGCTCTCAGAGAAGAAGACATTTGGCCTGATAGTTCTTGACAGAAGGGAGGCAACCATCGGCATACTCAAGGGCAAGAGGATCGAACCTCTGAAACACCTCACATCAACAGTTCCTGGAAAGCAGAGAAAGGGGGGGCAGTCTTCTCACAGGTTTCAGCAGCTGAGGCTGATAGCAATCCACGACTTCTACAAGAGGATAGGGGAGGCTGCGAACGATGCGTTTCTGAGCATCGATCCGAAGGAGCTTCAGGGCATACTCATAGGCGGCCCATCCCCAACAAAGGAGGAGTTCGTCGCAGGGAACTTCCTGCATCACGAGCTCCAGAAGAAGATACTGGACGCATTCGATGTATCATACACTGATGAGGCCGGCCTCTCGGAGCTCGTCGAGGCTGCGCAGGACAGGCTTCTGGACCTTGAGCTCACCCAGGAGAAGCTGGCCATGCGCCGTTTCATGAAGGAGCTCGTGAGCGACAAGGGTCTCGCATCGTACGGAGAGAAGGAGGTGCGCCAGAACCTCGCCCTGGGGGCAGTGGATCTCCTTCTCCTCTCTGAGGAGCTCAGGAAGACGAGAGTCAAGGTCAGATGTCAGAACCAGAGCTGCGACTACACGGATGAAAGGACGAGGACATCATCATCCCCCGCGATAGGGATCTGCCCCAGGTGTGGCTCGCCCCTCACAATAACAGAGGAGGTTGATCTGATAACAGAGCTCTCCCAGCTTGCTGAGCAGAGCGGAGCAGCTGTGAAGATAATATCCACAGACTTCGAGGAGGGGGCGCAGCTCCTGCATGCATTCGGCGGGATCGCGGCTGTGCTGAGGTACAAGACATCACACCGCTGA
- a CDS encoding RNA-binding domain-containing protein, with the protein MIEITVRALVKPTERVERVVMAIERIFPDLTLDIRDDMVQGYGGISSLRVFRKILRDERILDTARSVMLAGRVGDSYQFRISKPGAFMGRVGFPPEEEPLGSIHVEIYGGDMVLDWLAPRTVDGKPVMEIELDEVDT; encoded by the coding sequence ATGATAGAGATCACAGTTCGCGCCCTGGTGAAGCCCACCGAGAGGGTGGAAAGGGTTGTGATGGCCATAGAGCGGATATTCCCAGACCTCACGCTTGACATAAGGGATGATATGGTACAGGGCTACGGGGGAATATCCTCCCTCCGGGTTTTCCGCAAGATATTAAGAGATGAGAGGATACTTGACACAGCGAGGTCTGTGATGCTTGCGGGCAGGGTGGGCGATTCGTATCAGTTCAGGATAAGCAAGCCCGGAGCGTTCATGGGGCGTGTTGGCTTCCCGCCAGAGGAAGAGCCGCTCGGATCGATACATGTGGAGATATACGGCGGCGATATGGTCCTGGACTGGCTTGCTCCCAGGACTGTAGATGGAAAGCCTGTGATGGAGATAGAGCTGGACGAGGTGGATACATGA
- a CDS encoding sugar phosphate isomerase/epimerase family protein codes for MISFSSSALVNRPFDWAYQLEDLGYTGWEIVCEGMQRLTEENVDEARKIAETTDLVITLHLPYSDLNLASVNQPIWEESIRQMKSCLTLAADFAELAVVHPGHLSPLGTQVPDRAWEQNILGIRSICDHAADLGITIAVENMVNIPTLLGRAPFEIVGIMETVDRENLGFTLDVGHANTNGNLKEFLEIRERITHVHIHDNHGERDEHLPVGSGTVDWQLVFSSLNGYRGRYVTEARSLVQGQTSLNRIKRLM; via the coding sequence ATGATAAGTTTCTCCTCAAGCGCGCTGGTGAACAGGCCTTTCGACTGGGCATACCAGCTTGAGGATTTAGGATACACAGGCTGGGAGATCGTCTGCGAGGGCATGCAGCGTCTCACCGAAGAGAACGTGGACGAGGCGAGAAAGATAGCGGAGACGACAGATCTGGTGATAACACTCCATCTGCCATACTCGGATCTGAACCTTGCATCTGTGAACCAGCCAATATGGGAGGAGAGCATCAGGCAGATGAAGAGCTGTTTGACTCTGGCAGCAGATTTCGCAGAGCTCGCTGTGGTTCACCCGGGCCATCTCTCCCCTCTCGGAACGCAGGTGCCGGACCGCGCGTGGGAGCAGAACATTCTCGGGATAAGGAGCATATGCGACCATGCCGCTGACCTGGGAATCACAATTGCCGTTGAGAACATGGTCAACATACCAACGCTTCTGGGCAGGGCGCCGTTCGAGATCGTTGGAATCATGGAGACAGTCGACAGGGAGAACCTGGGATTCACGCTCGATGTGGGGCATGCCAACACAAACGGAAACCTGAAGGAGTTCCTGGAGATCAGAGAGAGGATAACACACGTCCACATACATGACAACCACGGGGAGAGGGATGAGCATCTGCCTGTCGGCTCAGGGACCGTCGACTGGCAGCTTGTCTTTTCATCGCTCAATGGATACAGAGGCAGATACGTCACAGAGGCCAGATCCCTGGTACAGGGCCAGACGAGCCTGAACAGAATAAAAAGGTTGATGTAA
- a CDS encoding translin family protein, whose translation MRREDKSDLEALIDELLKHFDEKDAAREEALRLSRIVIRLASTAIRATHRRERSEAERLLKEAREHLSAIKNLLITHQDVRCSGFVDDAEQEFVEASVLFSLIFEGRMPTHVDLDVDPVSYLGGLGDLTGELRRSILELIRNGRPEDGEVLLEIMEEIYHMLMRFDYPEAIMRGLRRKTDLARSMIERTRGDITNAIQIQSLERHLALLEDKLKGSYSDL comes from the coding sequence ATGAGGCGGGAAGATAAGAGCGATCTGGAGGCTCTCATCGATGAGCTCCTGAAACACTTCGATGAGAAGGATGCTGCCAGGGAGGAGGCGCTGAGGCTTTCCAGAATTGTAATCAGATTGGCATCAACCGCCATACGCGCCACTCACAGAAGGGAGCGGAGCGAGGCGGAGAGGCTTCTCAAAGAGGCGCGTGAGCATCTCAGCGCGATAAAGAACCTCCTGATCACGCATCAGGACGTGAGATGCTCTGGATTTGTGGACGATGCAGAGCAGGAGTTCGTCGAGGCGAGCGTCCTCTTCTCCCTGATATTCGAGGGGAGAATGCCCACCCACGTGGATCTCGATGTCGATCCGGTGAGCTATCTCGGCGGCCTTGGCGATCTGACGGGCGAGCTCAGGCGGAGCATACTGGAGCTAATAAGGAACGGCAGGCCTGAGGATGGAGAGGTCCTCCTCGAGATAATGGAGGAGATATACCACATGCTCATGAGGTTCGATTACCCTGAGGCCATCATGCGCGGGCTCCGCCGGAAGACAGATCTGGCGAGGTCGATGATAGAGAGGACGCGCGGCGACATAACAAACGCCATCCAGATACAGTCCCTCGAGAGGCATCTCGCCCTTCTGGAGGATAAGCTTAAAGGGTCGTACTCAGATCTCTAG
- the sepS gene encoding O-phosphoserine--tRNA ligase produces MKFDPAEIREAAEKDFDSAWKRGIDYLERPSLERTYPRRSYSHGRPHPVFETIQRLREAYLRMGFTEMMNPVIVDAQEVHRQFGSEALAVLDRCFYLAGLPRPDVGISESRLSMIRSIMGRDITAEEIEALREVLHSYKKGAVEGDDLVPEISRAINAPDSQVSMMLESVFPEFRELKPEPTSRTLRSHMTSGWFISLSNLWYRTPLPVRLFSVDRCFRREQSEDAARLMSYHSASCVVMDEEMSVDEGKAISEGLLSQFGFENFRFRPDEKRSKYYIPGTQIEVYAYHPGLVGSETKYGSGWVEIATFGVYSPTALAQYDIPYPVLNLGLGVERLAMILYGSKDLRALSYPQLQPDWSLKPIEIARMIHVDKSPMTSAGRDIARSIVETCVKHGNTPSPCEFDAWEGELFGRRIKVSVVEPEENTKLCGPAYLNEIVVYRNEILGIPRTPKWEAAFEEGVQTGIRFIDAFAELAAHEIEIATIEGRDSETRVRIVRTAGEINVRIDPALERYITSYKKRIDIRGPVFTTVRSKLLQGDQYGEKA; encoded by the coding sequence ATGAAGTTCGACCCGGCCGAGATCAGAGAGGCTGCTGAAAAGGACTTTGATAGCGCCTGGAAACGTGGCATTGACTATCTCGAGAGGCCCTCGCTGGAGAGGACCTATCCGAGAAGGAGCTATTCTCACGGAAGACCGCACCCTGTCTTCGAGACCATCCAGAGGCTCAGGGAGGCCTATCTGCGCATGGGGTTCACAGAGATGATGAATCCCGTTATAGTGGATGCACAGGAGGTCCACAGACAGTTCGGATCCGAGGCGCTTGCTGTTCTTGACAGATGCTTTTACCTCGCAGGCCTGCCGCGGCCGGATGTTGGCATCTCAGAGAGCAGGCTCTCGATGATCAGGTCGATAATGGGAAGGGATATCACCGCTGAGGAGATAGAGGCTCTCAGAGAGGTGCTGCACAGTTACAAGAAGGGCGCTGTGGAGGGAGACGACCTGGTTCCGGAGATCTCCAGGGCGATCAACGCCCCTGACTCCCAGGTATCGATGATGCTCGAGAGCGTGTTCCCGGAGTTCAGAGAGCTCAAACCGGAGCCCACAAGCAGGACCCTGAGGAGCCACATGACCTCCGGGTGGTTCATATCGCTCTCGAACCTATGGTACAGGACGCCCCTGCCTGTGCGCCTGTTCTCTGTGGACAGATGCTTCAGAAGGGAGCAGTCGGAGGATGCAGCCCGTCTCATGTCCTATCACTCTGCGAGCTGTGTTGTGATGGACGAGGAGATGTCTGTGGACGAGGGGAAGGCGATCTCAGAGGGGCTTCTGAGCCAGTTCGGGTTCGAGAACTTCAGGTTCAGGCCGGATGAGAAGCGCTCCAAGTACTACATTCCGGGGACGCAGATAGAGGTCTACGCCTACCATCCAGGCCTTGTGGGATCTGAGACGAAGTACGGGAGCGGCTGGGTCGAGATAGCAACCTTCGGTGTGTACTCGCCAACAGCCCTGGCCCAGTACGATATTCCATACCCCGTTCTGAACCTGGGGCTTGGCGTTGAGCGCCTGGCGATGATACTCTACGGATCGAAGGACCTCCGTGCTCTGTCCTATCCGCAGCTCCAGCCAGACTGGAGCCTGAAGCCGATCGAGATCGCCAGGATGATACATGTGGATAAGAGCCCTATGACCAGCGCAGGGAGAGATATAGCGAGGTCGATCGTGGAGACCTGTGTGAAGCATGGAAACACCCCCTCGCCGTGCGAGTTCGACGCGTGGGAGGGGGAGCTCTTCGGCCGGAGAATAAAGGTATCTGTGGTCGAGCCGGAGGAGAACACAAAGCTCTGCGGTCCCGCTTACCTAAATGAGATCGTGGTCTACAGGAACGAGATACTTGGAATACCGAGAACACCGAAGTGGGAGGCCGCCTTCGAGGAGGGTGTCCAGACCGGCATAAGGTTCATAGACGCATTCGCGGAGCTGGCAGCGCATGAGATCGAGATAGCGACCATTGAGGGTAGGGACAGCGAGACCAGGGTGAGGATTGTGAGGACCGCGGGCGAGATCAATGTGAGAATCGATCCTGCGCTGGAGAGGTACATCACGAGCTACAAGAAACGCATCGACATCCGCGGGCCGGTGTTCACAACAGTGCGCTCAAAGCTGCTGCAGGGGGATCAATACGGAGAGAAGGCCTGA
- the rpiA gene encoding ribose-5-phosphate isomerase RpiA, giving the protein MNTERRPDTNLDEKRLAGESAASLVRDGTVVGLGTGSTVAWTIRAIGRMVADGLDVLGVPTSYQSETLAIECGIPLTTLSQNPVLDLAIDGVDQIDIGMNAIKGGGAAHTREKVVSIAARRFVVVADGSKLVEVLNRPVPVEVLPFAARVVERELIRIGGSPVIRQARMKDGPVITDNGNFVMDVSFGEIREPVSLSRQISLIPGVVEHGIFTKIHELHIARNGTVEVIRRDDL; this is encoded by the coding sequence ATCAATACGGAGAGAAGGCCTGATACCAACCTCGATGAAAAAAGGCTTGCCGGAGAGTCTGCCGCGTCGCTGGTCAGAGACGGCACGGTCGTGGGACTCGGCACAGGCTCCACCGTTGCATGGACGATAAGGGCGATAGGGAGAATGGTGGCTGATGGGCTTGATGTTCTCGGCGTTCCGACATCCTATCAGTCAGAGACGCTGGCGATAGAGTGCGGGATTCCGCTGACGACCCTCTCACAGAATCCGGTGCTGGACCTGGCCATAGATGGCGTCGATCAGATCGATATAGGGATGAACGCAATCAAGGGCGGGGGTGCGGCGCACACAAGGGAGAAAGTGGTATCGATCGCTGCCAGGCGTTTCGTGGTGGTGGCAGATGGATCTAAGCTTGTGGAGGTGCTGAACAGACCCGTTCCTGTAGAGGTCCTGCCGTTTGCGGCAAGGGTCGTCGAGCGCGAGCTCATCAGGATTGGTGGATCTCCTGTGATACGTCAGGCCCGTATGAAGGACGGCCCTGTGATAACAGACAACGGGAACTTTGTGATGGACGTGTCTTTTGGAGAGATACGGGAGCCTGTTTCTCTATCCCGGCAGATATCTCTGATACCGGGCGTGGTTGAGCACGGAATATTCACAAAAATACATGAGCTTCACATCGCCCGCAATGGGACGGTGGAGGTGATCAGGAGAGATGATCTCTGA
- a CDS encoding S-methyl-5-thioribose-1-phosphate isomerase codes for MISESRTIWWDDGIKTIDQTRLPAEFVVITIRSVKELIDAITSLKIRGAPALGAAGGYGIALAAMRSGFPDRDGVLHEMEIAAEMIKSSRPTAINLSWGVDRVLRAAQAGEVADEVREIALREAERIAEEDLIINRMIGRNGAKLLSDGDSVLTHCNAGRLACVGWGTALGVIRQAVMDGKEIHVYACETRPLNQGSRLTTWELMEDGIDVTLVCDSASGMLMRRGLIDRVIVGADRITRDAVFNKIGTYTHALIARAHGVPFYVAAPLSTFDAAHDESEIVIEERDGDELRRLGETRLAPEGVRVYNPAFDATPVELVSAIITEKGVFRPPLMPPGI; via the coding sequence ATGATCTCTGAGTCCAGAACAATCTGGTGGGACGATGGGATAAAGACCATCGACCAGACCAGGCTCCCCGCAGAGTTCGTCGTGATCACGATCAGAAGCGTGAAGGAGCTCATAGACGCTATCACCTCCCTCAAGATACGCGGTGCGCCCGCGCTCGGCGCCGCCGGCGGGTACGGCATCGCCCTGGCCGCGATGAGGTCAGGGTTTCCTGACAGGGATGGTGTGCTGCATGAGATGGAGATCGCTGCAGAGATGATCAAAAGCTCGAGGCCGACTGCGATCAACCTCTCATGGGGTGTGGACCGGGTTCTGAGAGCAGCTCAGGCCGGAGAGGTCGCGGATGAGGTGCGCGAGATCGCGCTCCGCGAGGCTGAGAGGATTGCAGAGGAGGATCTGATCATCAACAGGATGATCGGCAGGAATGGCGCGAAGCTCCTCAGTGATGGTGACAGTGTTCTGACACACTGCAACGCCGGCAGGCTGGCCTGCGTCGGATGGGGCACCGCGCTCGGCGTGATACGCCAGGCTGTGATGGACGGGAAGGAGATCCATGTGTACGCATGTGAGACCAGGCCTCTGAACCAGGGATCCAGGCTCACCACGTGGGAACTCATGGAGGACGGCATAGATGTGACCCTGGTGTGCGACAGCGCATCAGGCATGCTCATGCGCAGGGGCTTGATCGACAGGGTCATAGTGGGCGCGGACAGGATCACGAGGGATGCGGTCTTCAACAAGATAGGAACATACACGCACGCCCTTATCGCGAGGGCACATGGAGTTCCATTCTACGTGGCAGCGCCGCTCTCGACATTCGATGCAGCACACGATGAGAGCGAGATAGTGATCGAGGAGAGGGATGGTGACGAGCTCAGACGTCTCGGGGAGACAAGGCTTGCGCCAGAGGGCGTGAGGGTTTACAACCCCGCGTTCGACGCCACGCCGGTTGAGCTCGTCAGCGCGATAATAACAGAGAAGGGAGTGTTCAGGCCGCCGCTAATGCCTCCTGGCATCTAA
- a CDS encoding ABC transporter ATP-binding protein, translating to MFGLLEIEDLHVSIGGRMVLKGINLKIDRGENHALFGPNGCGKTTLLNTIAGVPRYVVESGRILFKGKDITHLPMDERARMGIGIAFQSPPAIRGLKLKDLIKLCNPDANPEKVLREMNFLEFADREVNRGFSGGEIKRSEMAQLLAQRPELVMLDEPDSGVDLENIKLIGRAINKLTEKDTKPSKRIRSGIIITHFGHILDYISVDKAHVMLEGTIVCTGSPREILEQIKTRGYEGCARCLCPT from the coding sequence GTGTTCGGGCTGCTTGAGATAGAGGATCTGCATGTCAGCATCGGCGGCCGGATGGTTCTGAAGGGCATAAACCTTAAGATCGATCGGGGGGAGAATCATGCCCTCTTCGGGCCGAATGGATGCGGCAAAACCACACTGCTCAATACGATAGCAGGCGTGCCCAGATATGTTGTGGAGAGCGGGAGGATACTGTTCAAAGGAAAGGATATAACCCATCTGCCAATGGACGAGCGGGCGAGGATGGGGATAGGGATCGCGTTTCAGAGCCCGCCTGCGATAAGGGGGTTGAAGCTGAAGGACCTCATAAAGCTGTGCAACCCTGATGCGAACCCGGAGAAGGTGCTGAGGGAGATGAACTTCCTGGAGTTCGCGGATCGTGAGGTCAATCGCGGCTTCTCCGGCGGGGAGATCAAGAGATCCGAGATGGCCCAGCTGCTTGCGCAGAGGCCGGAGCTTGTGATGCTGGACGAGCCGGATTCAGGAGTGGATCTGGAGAACATAAAGCTCATCGGCAGGGCGATAAACAAGCTCACTGAGAAGGACACGAAGCCGAGCAAAAGGATCCGCTCCGGCATCATAATAACACACTTCGGCCATATTCTCGATTACATTTCAGTAGACAAAGCCCATGTGATGCTGGAGGGCACGATAGTCTGCACAGGCAGCCCGAGGGAGATACTGGAGCAGATCAAGACAAGAGGATACGAGGGGTGTGCCAGGTGCCTATGTCCGACATAG
- a CDS encoding SufD family Fe-S cluster assembly protein yields the protein MSDIADRARKALGKKATYGPDVDLEKYDVEAKPHEEVQRLEEIPEDVRKAALGVGVTLEKEVGGAYIQMDQTPVVAKSSTEGIEVLDIATALKKYDGLRDYWWKLVPVDQDKYTADVALHPPAGYFLRAKRGAKTIFPLKSCLYLGQTNLNQRVHNIVIAEEGSELHVITGCTTPSHVQRGLHLGVSEFFIKKGAHVSFTMIHNWGREVEVRPRTAIYMEEGATLSNNYICLTPAKTLQTYPKAILDGPGAVASFNTVLYAKEGHLDTGSEVMLRAPGCSADSITRAVSVGGEIITRGKMIGEVPDVKAHLECVGLILSEKGRIDSIPELDGRCGGLDMSHEAAVGKISELELEYLMARGLTKDQATGVIVRGFLDVEIKGLPESLREELRRITQLQELHGGA from the coding sequence ATGTCCGACATAGCTGATAGGGCGAGGAAGGCTCTGGGCAAGAAGGCGACCTACGGCCCGGATGTGGACCTCGAGAAGTACGATGTTGAGGCTAAGCCTCACGAAGAGGTTCAGAGACTTGAGGAGATTCCGGAGGACGTCAGGAAGGCAGCGCTGGGGGTCGGCGTGACTCTTGAGAAGGAGGTCGGTGGCGCATACATCCAGATGGACCAGACGCCGGTCGTTGCAAAATCCTCCACAGAGGGGATCGAGGTTCTGGATATAGCCACTGCTCTGAAGAAGTATGATGGCCTCAGGGACTACTGGTGGAAGCTCGTGCCTGTGGACCAGGACAAGTACACGGCAGATGTTGCTCTCCATCCACCTGCGGGATATTTCCTGAGGGCAAAGAGGGGCGCGAAGACGATATTCCCGCTGAAGAGCTGCCTGTATCTAGGGCAGACGAACCTGAACCAGAGGGTGCACAACATAGTAATAGCGGAGGAGGGCAGTGAGCTTCATGTCATCACAGGGTGCACGACGCCCAGCCATGTGCAGAGGGGGCTGCATCTCGGTGTGTCTGAGTTCTTCATAAAGAAGGGCGCGCACGTCAGCTTCACAATGATCCATAACTGGGGGCGCGAGGTCGAGGTCAGGCCCAGGACAGCGATATACATGGAGGAGGGCGCCACGCTCTCGAACAACTACATCTGCCTGACGCCCGCCAAGACCCTTCAGACATACCCGAAGGCGATACTGGATGGGCCGGGTGCGGTGGCGAGCTTCAACACAGTGCTGTACGCTAAGGAAGGGCATCTCGATACCGGAAGCGAGGTCATGCTCAGGGCGCCCGGCTGCAGCGCGGACTCCATAACAAGAGCGGTCTCGGTCGGCGGGGAGATAATAACCCGCGGAAAGATGATCGGAGAGGTGCCCGATGTCAAGGCGCATCTGGAATGCGTGGGGCTGATTCTCTCCGAGAAGGGAAGGATTGACTCCATACCAGAGCTGGATGGGAGATGCGGCGGCCTTGACATGTCACACGAGGCTGCGGTCGGCAAGATCTCGGAGCTGGAGCTGGAGTATCTCATGGCGAGGGGCCTGACAAAGGATCAGGCGACCGGCGTCATAGTCAGGGGATTCCTGGATGTGGAGATAAAGGGCCTGCCAGAGTCCCTCAGGGAGGAGCTGAGGAGGATAACGCAGCTTCAGGAGCTGCATGGAGGAGCCTGA
- a CDS encoding metallophosphoesterase: protein MSIEDLREHLFERFDFLLGSLYIKEIGTCVLSDIHIGLEEVLFAQGLVFPLREREELLKRIEHILERFNPRKLVLAGDVVHSFGRADQRIRRKLEIVLSAIRSRCELVLVSGTHDGMLPYMGFTAQRRYDEGGYTVSHGDEDLREHGHLIMGHEHPVLDVEMMRIPCYLFGGGIMDGMDIIVLPAFNPLCQGVAVNHLENSDLLSPLLRRIDTGKLHPVVEMEGEVMVFPEIRRL, encoded by the coding sequence GTGAGCATCGAGGATCTGCGAGAGCATCTGTTTGAAAGGTTCGATTTCCTTCTGGGATCACTTTATATTAAAGAGATCGGGACATGTGTGCTCTCGGATATCCACATAGGCCTGGAGGAGGTGCTCTTCGCTCAGGGTCTCGTCTTTCCGCTGAGAGAGAGGGAGGAGCTGCTGAAAAGGATTGAGCACATACTGGAAAGATTCAATCCAAGAAAGCTCGTCCTCGCCGGAGATGTGGTGCATTCATTCGGACGGGCGGATCAGAGGATACGGAGGAAGCTTGAAATTGTATTGAGCGCAATCCGGTCCAGATGTGAGCTTGTCCTGGTCTCAGGCACACATGACGGGATGCTGCCATACATGGGATTCACAGCTCAGAGGAGATACGATGAGGGGGGATACACGGTATCCCATGGGGACGAGGACCTGAGGGAGCACGGCCATCTGATAATGGGCCACGAGCATCCGGTGCTGGATGTCGAGATGATGCGCATACCGTGCTACCTCTTCGGCGGGGGTATCATGGACGGCATGGACATCATCGTCCTGCCGGCCTTCAATCCCCTCTGCCAGGGTGTGGCTGTGAACCATCTGGAGAACTCCGATCTGCTCTCACCCCTGCTCAGGAGGATTGACACCGGAAAACTCCACCCCGTGGTCGAGATGGAGGGGGAGGTGATGGTGTTCCCGGAGATCAGGCGTCTGTGA